ACGGTGTACCCGACGGCGGAGTCACTCGCCGTCCGCGGGACCACGCGCCTCACACGAAGTCGCTCAGCCCGGCCTGTCCGTCGTCCTCGGAATCGTCGTCGCCGGCTGGCTCGTCGGTGGCGTCGCGCTCGTCGCCAGCGGTCGACTCGTCGCGCTCCGCGCCGGCATCGTCGGCCGCATCGTCGATCGCTGCCGTCTGTCGTCCCCCGGCAAAGGCACCCTCGGCGTTGTCCTCCATCTGCTCGTCCCGAAGGTTCTGCGCGTCCTCGACGACTGATTCAACCTTGTTCGTCGACTCGCCAGAGCCGGTGACGAACGCGACTCCCGCTTCGTCGAGGTCGTAGGCGGCCGCCATCGCGATCGTCAGTTCGCGGGGCTTGCAGTGGTGGGTGATCGCTTTCAGGAACGGGAGCACTTCCCGGCGCGCGGTCGCGACGCTACAGCCGCTGGCGGCGGCAATCTGTCCGACGACTTCGTCGGCGGTCGCGTCCGAGGAACTCCAGAACTGCGGGCGGCCGTAGCGCGTCCACCCGCCCTTTGTCCCGTCGCGTGCGGCGGCGACGCCGGCAGCGGCGTTGTCGGTGGCGTAGCGCCAGTAGGTGTAGTTTTGCGTGGCGCGGACGCGGCCCAGCCACACGTCGGCGTTCGCGAGGAAGTCGTACGCCCGGACCTCCTCGCCCGAATCGTACACGTCGAGGACGTTGTTCTCGATCCACTTGGTGAGGTCGTCGGGCGTCTCGTCGACCGCGTACGCCGACTGCAGCGCCTCCTCTGCGGACTCCTCTTTTAATACCGCATCGAGAAACGGGAAGAGTCCGAGCGCCTTATCGCGGTCGCCGGTGACGACATCTTCGAGCGATATCGACGCTCGCCCCTCCGTCGCCGCCTGAAGATCGTTGATCGCGCCGCGGAGGTCGCCGCGGTTGCGCTCGGCGATGCGTTCGAGCGCGTCCGACTCGAACTCGATGTCCTCCCTCCGGCAGATATCCCGCAGAACGGGGACGATGGAGCGTGCAGAGACATCGCGGAACTCGATTTCTTGGGTGGCGCTCCGGAGCCCGCGGGCCATGTCGTAGTAGTCGTTCGCGATGAGGACGATGGGCTGGCCCGACTCCTTGACCAGTTTCGTTATCGCGCTCGCGCCGCCGCGGTCGTAGTTGCCGTGGATGTTGTCGGCCTCGTCTAAGATGACGAGCTGTCGGGAGGCGGTGTCGCCCCCGGCCGCGCCGCCGCCGGCCGCGCTCCCGCCGAGGGTGGCGTTGCGGGCGGCTCGGCCGGCGA
This genomic window from Halorubrum sp. PV6 contains:
- a CDS encoding replication factor C large subunit, coding for MADWTERYRPSTLSEVRGNDKARDAFADWARSWDDHREAVVLHGSPGVGKTSAAHALANDMGWETVELNASDQRTADVIERFAGRAARNATLGGSAAGGGAAGGDTASRQLVILDEADNIHGNYDRGGASAITKLVKESGQPIVLIANDYYDMARGLRSATQEIEFRDVSARSIVPVLRDICRREDIEFESDALERIAERNRGDLRGAINDLQAATEGRASISLEDVVTGDRDKALGLFPFLDAVLKEESAEEALQSAYAVDETPDDLTKWIENNVLDVYDSGEEVRAYDFLANADVWLGRVRATQNYTYWRYATDNAAAGVAAARDGTKGGWTRYGRPQFWSSSDATADEVVGQIAAASGCSVATARREVLPFLKAITHHCKPRELTIAMAAAYDLDEAGVAFVTGSGESTNKVESVVEDAQNLRDEQMEDNAEGAFAGGRQTAAIDDAADDAGAERDESTAGDERDATDEPAGDDDSEDDGQAGLSDFV